Proteins encoded in a region of the Raphanus sativus cultivar WK10039 chromosome 8, ASM80110v3, whole genome shotgun sequence genome:
- the LOC130499118 gene encoding probable alpha,alpha-trehalose-phosphate synthase [UDP-forming] 7, translated as MISRSYTNLLDLASGNFPVMGREPRRRLPRVMTVPGNVSEFDDDQAYSVSSDNPSSVSSDRMIIVANRLPLKAERRNGSWSFAWDQDALYLQLKDGLPEDMEVLYVGSLSVDVDSYEQDDVAQILLDKFKCVPTFLPPDLQSKFYDGFCKRQLWPLFHYMLPFTADHGTRFDRSLWEAYVATNKLFFQKVIEVINPDDDYVWIHDYHLMVLPTFLRRRFNRIRMGFFLHSPFPSSEIYRSLPVREEILKALLNSDLIGFHTFDYARHFLTCCSRMLGLEYQSKRGYIGLEYYGRTVGIKIMPVGINMGRIQSVMRYSEEEGKVMELRKRYEGKTVLLGIDDMDIFKGINLKLLAMEQMLNQHSNWRGRAVLVQIVNPARGKGIDIDEIRGEIEGSCKRINEEFGKPGYQPIVYIDTPVSINEIIAYYHIAECVVVTAVRDGMNLTPYEYIVCRQGLLGSESDFNGPKKSMLVASEFIGCSPSLSGAIRVNPWNVEATGEALNEALSMRDPEKQLRHEKHFRYVSTHDVAFWSRSFLQDLERICVDHFKKRCWGMGISFGFRVVALDPNFRKLSIPCIVSDYKRAKSRAILLDYDGTLMPQNSINKAPSQEVLKFLNELCEDKKNSIFIVSGRGRESLGKWFSPCENIGIAAEHGYFLKWPGNKEWETCGQSCDFGWMQIVEPVMKQYTEATDGSSIEIKDSALVWQYRDADSGFGSLQAKEMLEHLESVLANEPVAVKSGHYIVEVKPQGVSKGSVAEKIFSSMDDKGKPVDFVLCIGDDRSDEDMFEAIGNAMSKRLLCDNALVFACTVGQKPSKAKYYLDDTMEVTSMLESLAEASEAANFNMRELDEAL; from the exons atGATATCTAGGTCGTACACGAATCTCTTAGACTTGGCTTCAGGGAACTTCCCTGTAATGGGGAGAGAGCCGCGAAGGCGTCTCCCCAGGGTCATGACAGTCCCCGGCAACGTCTCCGAGTTCGATGACGATCAAGCCTACAGCGTCTCCTCAGACAACCCCTCCTCCGTCTCCTCCGATAGGATGATCATCGTCGCTAATCGTCTCCCCTTGAAGGCCGAGAGACGAAACGGGAGCTGGAGCTTCGCCTGGGATCAAGACGCTTTGTATCTCCAGCTCAAAGACGGTTTGCCTGAGGATATGGAGGTGCTGTACGTTGGCTCCTTGAGCGTTGACGTCGATTCGTATGAGCAGGACGACGTGGCGCAGATACTCTTGGATAAGTTCAAATGCGTTCCTACTTTTCTCCCGCCTGATTTGCAGTCTAAGTTCTACGACGGCTTCTGCAAGAGGCAGTTATGGCCGTTATTCCATTACATGCTTCCCTTTACGGCTGATCACGGCACGAGGTTTGATAGGTCGCTTTGGGAGGCTTACGTGGCGACGAACAAGCTCTTCTTCCAGAAAGTTATCGAGGTTATAAACCCTGATGATGATTATGTTTGGATTCATGACTACCATTTGATGGTCTTGCCTACGTTTCTGAGGAGACGGTTTAACCGGATTAGGATGGGTTTCTTCCTCCATAGTCCGTTCCCTTCTTCCGAGATATACAGGTCTCTTCCTGTCCGTGAAGAGATCCTCAAGGCGCTGCTGAACAGTGACCTTATCGGTTTCCACACGTTTGATTACGCTCGTCACTTCCTCACTTGCTGTAGTAGAATGTTGGGTCTTGAGTACCAGTCTAAGAGAGGATACATTGGTCTGGAGTATTACGGTAGGACGGTGGGGATAAAGATCATGCCGGTGGGGATCAACATGGGTCGGATTCAGTCTGTGATGAGATACTCAGAGGAGGAAGGTAAGGTGATGGAGCTTAGGAAGCGTTACGAAGGTAAAACAGTGCTGCTTGGTATTGATGACATGGATATCTTCAAAGGTATAAACTTGAAGCTTCTAGCGATGGAGCAAATGCTTAATCAGCACTCTAATTGGAGGGGAAGGGCTGTATTGGTTCAGATTGTGAATCCTGCTAGGGGTAAAGGTATTGATATAGACGAGATACGCGGTGAGATTGAAGGAAGCTGCAAGAGGATCAATGAAGAGTTTGGGAAGCCTGGATACCAGCCCATCGTATATATTGATACTCCGGTGTCGATAAATGAGATCATTGCTTATTACCATATCGCTGAGTGTGTAGTCGTTACAGCTGTTAGAGATGGTATGAACCTTACACCCTATGAATATATAGTGTGCAGACAGGGTCTGCTCGGGTCTGAATCAGATTTTAATGGTCCAAAGAAGAGTATGTTGGTTGCGTCTGAGTTTATTGGATGCTCTCCTTCGCTCAGTGGGGCTATAAGGGTGAACCCGTGGAACGTGGAAGCGACGGGAGAAGCTCTAAACGAGGCCCTCTCGATGCGTGATCCCGAGAAACAGCTCAGGCATGAGAAACACTTCCGGTATGTTAGTACTCACGACGTTGCGTTTTGGTCGAGGAGTTTCCTGCAAGACCTGGAGAGGATATGCGTGGACCATTTCAAGAAGAGGTGTTGGGGGATGGGGATCAGTTTTGGTTTCAGAGTTGTGGCCTTGGATCCTAACTTTAGAAAGCTTTCAATACCGTGCATTGTGTCGGACTACAAAAGGGCGAAAAGCAGAGCGATACTGTTGGATTATGATGGCACTTTGATGCCTCAGAACTCCATCAATAAAGCTCCCAGCCAGGAAGTTCTTAAATTCTTGAATGAGCTTTGTGAGGACAAGAAGAATTCGATTTTCATTGTCAGCGGAAGAGGAAGGGAAAGCTTAGGCAAATGGTTTTCTCCATGCGAAAACATTGGAATTGCAGCTGAGCATGGATACTTCTTAAA GTGGCCAGGGAACAAAGAATGGGAAACATGTGGTCAGAGCTGTGATTTTGGTTGGATGCAGATCGTGGAACCTGTAATGAAACAGTACACTGAAGCAACGGATGGCTCTTCTATCGAAATTAAAGACAGTGCTCTGGTTTGGCAATATAGGGATGCGGATTCTGGCTTTGGTTCTTTGCAAGCAAAGGAAATGTTGGAGCATTTAGAGAGTGTTTTAGCTAATGAGCCTGTTGCAGTCAAAAGCGGCCACTACATCGTAGAAGTCAAGCCTCAG GGAGTGAGCAAAGGATCAGTGGCAGAGAAGATATTTTCATCAATGGATGACAAAGGAAAGCCAGTTGATTTCGTGCTATGTATTGGAGATGACAGATCCGACGAGGACATGTTTGAAGCGATTGGTAATGCCATGTCGAAAAGATTGCTCTGTGACAATGCGCTCGTCTTTGCATGCACAGTTGGGCAAAAGCCAAGCAAGGCTAAATATTATTTGGACGATACTATGGAAGTGACAAGCATGCTTGAATCTCTAGCTGAAGCATCAGAGGCTGCAAACTTCAATATGCGTGAACTCGATGAAGCCCTTTGA
- the LOC130499119 gene encoding ATP-dependent zinc metalloprotease FTSH 8, chloroplastic-like, with translation MASSSACLLGSGLSTKQRSKQFRISSTSASVNRTSKVTVVKATLDVNKHQARRGFFKLLLGNAAAAGVSLLGTEKANAADEQEVSSSRMSYSRFLEYLDKGRVNKVDLYENGTIAIVEAVSPELGNRIQRVRVQLPGLSQELLQKLRAKNIDFAAHSDQEDQGSPPLLNLIGNLAFPVILIGGLFLLSRRSSGGMGGGPGGGPGFPLQIGQSKAKFQMEPNTGVTFDDVAGVDEAKQDFMEVVEFLKKPERFTAVGARIPKGVLLVGPPGTGKTLLAKAIAGEAGVPFFSISGSEFVEMFVGVGASRVRDLFKKAKENAPCIVFVDEIDAVGRQRGTGIGGGNDEREQTLNQLLTEMDGFEGNTGVIVVAATNRADILDSALLRPGRFDRQVSVDVPDVKGRTDILKVHSGNKKFENGVSLEVIAMRTPGFSGADLANLLNEAAILAGRRGKTAISSKEIDDSIDRIVAGMEGTVMTDGKSKSLVAYHEVGHAVCGTLTPGHDAVQKVTLIPRGQARGLTWFIPSDDPTLISKQQLFARIVGGLGGRAAEEVIFGEAEVTTGAVGDLQQITGLAKQMVTTYGMSEIGPWSLMDSSAQSDVIMRMMARNSMSEKLANDIDSAVKALSDKAYEIALGHIRNNREAMDKIVEVLLEKETMSGDEFRAILSEFSEIPPENRVASSSSSSSTSTPTPASV, from the exons ATGGCTTCTTCATCGGCTTGTCTTCTCGGGAGCGGACTATCAACTAAACAAAGGTCTAAACAGTTTAGAATCTCCTCAACGTCTGCTTCAGTTAACAGGACATCAAAAGTTACTGTTGTGAAGGCTACTTTGGATGTGAACAAACACCAAGCAAGAAGAGGTTTCTTTAAGCTTTTACTCGGAAACGCAGCAGCTGCTGGAGTGAGTTTGCTTGGAACTGAGAAAGCAAATGCAGCAGATGAACAAGAGGTTTCTTCGTCTAGGATGTCTTATTCTAGGTTCCTCGAGTATTTAGACAAAGGGAGAGTTAACAAAGTAGATTTGTATGAGAATGGGACTATAGCCATTGTAGAAGCTGTTTCTCCTGAGCTTGGTAATAGGATCCAGCGTGTACGCGTGCAGCTACCGGGGTTGAGTCAGGAGCTTCTCCAGAAGCTGAGGGCGAAGAATATCGATTTCGCAGCGCATAGTGATCAGGAAGACCAAGGCTCTCCTCCGTTGCTCAACTTGATTGGGAACCTCGCTTTCCCTGTGATTCTCATTGGTGGTTTGTTCCTTCTCTCGAGACGGTCTTCCGGTGGAATGGGCGGTGGTCCTGGTGGTGGTCCAGGCTTCCCGCTTCAGATCGGTCAGTCCAAAGCCAAGTTCCAGATGGAGCCAAACACTGGTGTGACTTTCGACGACGTTGCTGGAGTTGATGAAGCCAAGCAGGATTTCATGGAAGTGGTGGAGTTTCTGAAGAAGCCTGAGAGGTTCACTGCGGTTGGTGCTCGGATCCCGAAAGGTGTCCTCCTCGTTGGTCCTCCTGGTACTGGTAAAACTCTGTTAGCAAAGGCCATTGCTGGTGAAGCTGGTGTGcctttcttctccatctctgGTTCTGAGTttgttgagatgtttgtgggTGTTGGTGCTTCGAGGGTCCGTGATCTTTTCAAAAAGGCCAAGGAGAATGCTCCGTGCATTGTCTTCGTGGACGAGATAGATGCTGTTGGTAGGCAGAGAGGGACTGGGATCGGTGGAGGGAATGATGAGAGAGAGCAGACGCTTAATCAGCTCTTGACTGAGATGGATGGGTTTGAGGGTAACACTGGTGTTATTGTGGTTGCTGCAACCAACAGAGCTGATATTCTTGACTCCGCGTTGCTGAGACCGGGGCGGTTTGACCGGCAGGTGTCTGTTGACGTTCCTGACGTCAAGGGGAGAACAGATATACTCAAGGTTCACTCAGGGAACAAGAAGTTTGAGAATGGTGTTTCGCTTGAAGTAATAGCTATGAGAACGCCTGGATTTAGCGGAGCTGATCTTGCAAACCTCTTGAACGAGGCGGCTATATTGGCTGGACGACGTGGAAAGACGGCGATATCATCGAAAGAGATTGATGACTCTATTGATAGAATTGTAGCTGGGATGGAAGGAACTGTCATGACAGATGGGAAGAGCAAAAGCTTGGTTGCTTACCATGAAGTTGGCCATGCCGTCTGTGG AACATTGACTCCAGGACACGATGCTGTTCAAAAGGTCACGTTGATACCAAGAGGACAAGCGAGAGGTTTGACTTGGTTCATTCCCTCAGATGATCCAACTCTGATCTCAAAACAGCAACTGTTTGCAAGAATTGTTGGTGGACTCGGTGGTAgagctgctgaagaagttatcTTTGGTGAGGCTGAGGTGACAACTGGCGCAGTTGGTGACTTGCAACAGATCACCGGTTTGGCTAAGCAg ATGGTTACAACATATGGGATGTCTGAAATTGGACCATGGTCGCTAATGGACTCATCAGCTCAAAGCGATGTCATAATGAGGATGATGGCAAGAAACTCCATGTCTGAGAAGCTTGCAAATGACATCGATTCAGCGGTGAAGGCCCTATCAGACAAAGCATACGAGATAGCTTTGGGACACATAAGGAACAATCGTGAAGCCATGGACAAGATTGTTGAAGTACTTCTCGAGAAAGAGACTATGTCAGGCGATGAGTTCCGAGCAATCCTatcagaattttcagaaattccACCTGAGAACCGTGTTGCTTCTTCCTCATCGTCATCGTCAACATCAACACCAACACCAGCTTCTGTTTGA
- the LOC130498572 gene encoding uncharacterized protein LOC130498572, which produces MELDSITARRRLATVAAHFPSATNDPISAAPSLVPLNCSSSLNSVIRSCDNKIAFARQASSEQGFFMRQASPDQFIPQSSGITLKNSVIRRGDSRLYFSRQASSAQGLFMRQASTDERTIPQDAASTKTNGFPSSTEQPLVSRPEYASPHFSKPAAKEDFFVLPDLLNQPKENLEKPYNPDLPKLANPGTVWSPSLNVAEYEHNYVVAVELPGASINDIRVEVDNINLTVTGRRTAVCQKADAGTKGSICGYHKQEILQGPFKVSWPLPSNVNKDNVSAEFMDGLLRIVIPKL; this is translated from the exons atGGAGCTCGATTCCATCACCGCTAGGCGCAGACTCGCTACCGTCGCCGCTCACTTCCCCTCAGCAACCAACGATCCCATCTCTGCGGCGCCGTCTCTCGTCCCCTTG AATTGTAGTAGCAGTTTGAACTCTGTCATCAGAAGTTGTGACAATAAAATCGCTTTTGCTCGGCAAGCATCTTCTGAACAAGGCTTCTTTATGAGGCAGGCTTCCCCTGACCAG TTTATACCTCAGTCTAGCGGCATCACTTTGAAGAACTCTGTCATTAGAAGAGGTGACAGCAGGCTCTATTTTTCTCGTCAAGCTTCTTCTGCACAGGGTCTTTTCATGAGGCAAGCTTCCACTGATGAG AGGACCATACCACAGGACGCTGCATCTACCAAGACGAATGGATTCCCTTCTTCTACAGAACAACCTTTGGTTTCCAGACCTGAGTACGCCTCGCCACATTTTTCCAAGCCCGCTGCAAAAGAAGACTTCTTTGTTTTGCCTGATTTGCTAAACCAGCCAAAGGAAAACTTGGAAAAGCCATATAACCCTGACCTTCCTAAGTTAGCCAATCCAG GGACTGTCTGGTCTCCGAGTTTGAATGTTGCAGAATATGAGCATAACTATGTCGTGGCAGTAGAGCTACCAGGGGCCAGTATCAATGATATAAGAGTGGAGGTTGACAACATAAA CTTGACTGTGACAGGGAGACGCACAGCTGTCTGTCAAAAAGCTGATGCAGGCACCAAAGGTTCAATCTGTGGGTATCACAAGCAAGAAATACTACAAGGACCTTTCAAAGTTTCCTGGCCACTACCCAGCAACGTGAACAAGGATAACGTTTCTGCTGAATTTAT GGATGGGCTTCTGAGAATAGTGATTCCAAAGCTTTGA